A part of Actinomycetes bacterium genomic DNA contains:
- a CDS encoding NAD(P)-dependent alcohol dehydrogenase has translation MKALYLKEKHIFEEKEIPRPQPKDEEVLIKVKSVGVCGSDIHYYEHGRIGDMIVREPLILGHEVSGEVIETGSKVKDLNIGDLVVIEPFVVCGKCEACRTGRYNLCPEHKFYATPPIDGALREYVTFDASFIHKVPEGIDPELATLVEPMAVGVFSSKSVGTGLGDKVIIYGSGVVGLCCMISAYSAGAREVAMVDIRDDRLKTAEEMGAKFTINPTSDDPGKYCNYFDIAYECSGSEPALIDASNRVKVGGRISAIGFHTKMTQEAPITQMVIKEQQLIATFRYANSFPIALDIILKNKEKVKKFITHRFNFDDSEEAFITARDDKSAIKVMINM, from the coding sequence ATGAAAGCACTGTATCTTAAAGAAAAACACATTTTTGAGGAAAAGGAAATACCCCGCCCCCAACCCAAAGATGAAGAGGTGTTAATAAAAGTAAAATCAGTAGGTGTTTGCGGTTCCGATATTCATTACTATGAGCATGGAAGAATTGGAGATATGATTGTTAGGGAACCCCTCATACTTGGACATGAAGTTTCAGGAGAAGTAATTGAAACTGGTTCTAAAGTCAAAGATCTGAACATTGGAGACCTGGTGGTAATAGAACCATTTGTAGTATGCGGAAAGTGTGAAGCTTGCCGTACCGGCAGGTATAATCTTTGCCCTGAACATAAATTCTATGCCACCCCACCTATTGATGGAGCCTTGAGGGAATATGTTACTTTCGATGCATCCTTTATACATAAAGTGCCAGAAGGTATTGATCCAGAACTGGCTACCCTGGTTGAACCTATGGCCGTAGGAGTATTTTCTTCAAAAAGCGTAGGAACAGGGTTGGGAGATAAAGTAATTATATATGGCAGCGGCGTAGTCGGATTATGCTGTATGATATCAGCCTATAGTGCTGGAGCCAGGGAAGTTGCCATGGTAGATATAAGGGATGACCGGCTAAAAACCGCTGAAGAAATGGGAGCGAAATTTACCATAAATCCTACCAGTGATGACCCCGGTAAATATTGTAATTATTTTGATATAGCTTATGAGTGCTCCGGCTCAGAACCAGCACTTATCGACGCCAGTAACCGGGTAAAAGTAGGCGGAAGGATATCTGCTATAGGTTTCCATACCAAGATGACCCAGGAGGCACCTATTACCCAGATGGTTATTAAAGAACAACAGCTTATAGCTACATTCAGGTATGCAAATTCTTTCCCCATAGCACTGGATATAATACTTAAAAACAAGGAAAAGGTTAAAAAATTCATTACCCACAGGTTTAATTTTGATGATTCGGAAGAAGCATTTATTACTGCCAGAGACGACAAGAGCGCCATAAAGGTAATGATTAATATGTAA
- a CDS encoding ABC transporter ATP-binding protein, translating to MSRIDCKNVWKIYQGDVVGVKDLNFTCNDKEFLAILGPSGSGKSSTLRMLAGLEEISKGDVLFDGERVNEKGPADRNIALAFESYALYYSMNVYENIAFPLRAKGIKGKQLDDMVMEITEALNLKTILKKKPGSLAGGYQQRVSLARALVRKPKLTLLDEPLSHMDQRIRGEIRAQISRIHEELSNTTIYVTHDQAEAIALCDRMLVMHEAKKQQIGTVDEIYNQPTNKFVANFIGQPGMNFVNCTVESTNKVFIKTEKGKQVFAIKDSIDEKYVGKQVVMGVRPQQIKLVDKDDRESVIGGTVRIVEFQGDSTVITVEISDEDKSQIQIVITAGGLKFKRGDNCWMEFDPQLIHLFDEENEEAIINRQA from the coding sequence ACTGGGTCCCTCAGGAAGTGGTAAAAGCTCTACATTACGAATGCTGGCAGGACTGGAGGAAATCAGTAAAGGTGATGTACTGTTTGATGGAGAGAGGGTAAATGAAAAAGGTCCCGCTGATAGAAATATAGCACTGGCTTTTGAGTCTTATGCTCTTTATTATTCCATGAATGTTTATGAGAATATAGCATTCCCGCTGAGGGCAAAGGGCATAAAAGGTAAGCAACTTGACGATATGGTTATGGAAATTACTGAAGCTCTCAACCTTAAAACCATCCTGAAAAAGAAACCTGGATCATTGGCAGGGGGTTATCAGCAGAGAGTTTCTCTGGCCAGAGCCCTGGTTAGAAAACCCAAGCTTACACTTTTAGATGAGCCCCTATCACATATGGATCAGCGTATAAGAGGTGAAATAAGGGCCCAGATCAGCAGGATACATGAAGAGTTGAGCAATACCACCATTTACGTCACCCATGACCAGGCAGAAGCTATTGCCCTTTGTGACAGGATGCTGGTAATGCATGAGGCTAAAAAGCAGCAAATTGGTACTGTGGATGAAATTTACAATCAGCCAACCAATAAATTTGTGGCTAACTTCATTGGCCAGCCCGGTATGAATTTCGTTAATTGTACTGTTGAATCTACCAACAAAGTATTTATAAAAACCGAAAAAGGCAAACAAGTATTTGCCATCAAGGATTCAATTGATGAAAAGTATGTAGGCAAACAGGTAGTTATGGGGGTTAGGCCTCAGCAGATAAAATTGGTTGATAAAGACGACAGGGAATCAGTAATAGGTGGAACTGTAAGGATAGTAGAGTTCCAGGGTGACAGTACAGTTATAACTGTAGAGATAAGCGATGAGGACAAATCACAAATACAGATAGTTATTACTGCAGGTGGCCTCAAGTTCAAGAGAGGCGATAATTGCTGGATGGAATTTGACCCACAGCTGATACATCTTTTTGATGAAGAAAATGAAGAAGCTATTATAAATAGGCAAGCTTAG